A stretch of the Streptomyces sp. NBC_00078 genome encodes the following:
- a CDS encoding thiamine pyrophosphate-binding protein, whose protein sequence is MTHDHDLELRPTAAQTEAALNPPSGRNGGDLVVETLAGLGATTVFGLPGQHALGMFDALRRSDLSYVGLRVENNAGFAADAYGRITGEAAPLLLSTGPGALTSLAALQEARAASAPVLAISSQIPTAGLGGGRHGYLHELPDQAASFRGVVKSVHTVRTQSQIPSAIAEAWKSALTAPHGPVWVEIPQDVLLAGTRLPVVTAVDATPDELTPRPELTAVAADLLARAERPAIIAGGGVVRADASGKLKQLAERLQAPVVTTPGGKGAFPWKHPLSLQSWIEDRHTTEFLEDADVVLVVGSGLGELSSNYHTFKPSGRVIQIEADLGKLESNHPALGIHADARLALQALLETVETGEERSDPAAPERVREVLAKVAECIAAQELTLEQDVLASVRRALPADSPSFWDMTILAYWAWSAFDAKGPNLLHSAQGAGGLGYGFPAALGAAAADPTRPVLAVSGDGGALYSIAELATARQYDLNVTWLIVDDGGYGILREYMTDAFGQATATELSRPDYVALAESFGVPGIRTTPEALEADLAKALASPGPSVVVLPAVLRMFAATHLGSD, encoded by the coding sequence GTGACCCACGACCACGACCTGGAACTCCGTCCGACGGCCGCCCAGACGGAGGCGGCACTGAACCCGCCCTCCGGCCGCAACGGCGGAGACCTGGTCGTGGAGACGCTGGCCGGGCTCGGCGCGACCACCGTGTTCGGGCTGCCCGGCCAGCACGCGCTCGGCATGTTCGACGCGCTGCGCCGCTCCGACCTGAGCTACGTCGGCCTGCGGGTGGAGAACAACGCGGGGTTCGCGGCGGACGCGTACGGCAGGATCACCGGAGAGGCCGCCCCTCTCCTGCTCTCCACGGGCCCGGGTGCGCTGACCTCCCTCGCGGCGCTGCAGGAGGCCCGCGCGGCCTCCGCCCCCGTACTGGCGATCAGCAGCCAGATCCCGACGGCCGGCCTGGGCGGTGGCAGGCACGGCTATCTGCACGAACTCCCGGACCAGGCTGCCTCGTTCAGAGGCGTGGTGAAGTCCGTCCACACCGTCCGCACCCAGTCCCAGATCCCGTCCGCGATCGCGGAGGCCTGGAAGTCCGCGCTGACCGCTCCGCACGGCCCGGTCTGGGTGGAGATCCCGCAGGACGTGCTGCTGGCCGGGACCCGGCTGCCGGTGGTGACGGCGGTGGACGCGACCCCGGACGAGCTGACTCCGCGCCCCGAACTGACCGCCGTGGCAGCCGACTTGCTGGCGCGCGCCGAGCGCCCGGCGATCATCGCGGGCGGGGGAGTGGTACGGGCGGACGCGTCCGGGAAGCTGAAGCAGCTGGCGGAGCGGCTGCAGGCGCCGGTCGTCACGACCCCCGGTGGTAAGGGGGCCTTCCCCTGGAAGCACCCGCTCTCGCTCCAGTCGTGGATCGAGGACCGGCACACCACGGAGTTTCTGGAGGACGCGGACGTAGTCCTGGTGGTCGGCTCGGGGCTGGGCGAACTCTCCTCGAATTACCACACGTTCAAGCCAAGCGGACGCGTCATCCAGATCGAGGCCGACCTCGGCAAGCTGGAGTCCAACCACCCTGCGTTGGGCATTCACGCGGACGCGCGCCTCGCGCTGCAGGCGCTGCTGGAGACGGTGGAGACCGGGGAGGAGCGCTCTGACCCTGCTGCCCCGGAGCGGGTGCGCGAGGTGCTCGCGAAGGTCGCCGAATGCATCGCCGCTCAGGAACTCACCCTGGAACAGGACGTGTTGGCGTCCGTCCGCCGGGCGCTCCCCGCCGACTCCCCGTCCTTCTGGGACATGACGATCCTGGCCTACTGGGCCTGGTCGGCCTTCGACGCCAAGGGTCCCAACCTCCTGCACTCCGCGCAGGGCGCCGGCGGCCTCGGCTACGGCTTCCCGGCGGCGCTGGGAGCGGCGGCGGCGGACCCGACCCGCCCGGTCCTCGCGGTGTCCGGCGACGGCGGCGCCCTGTACTCGATCGCCGAGCTGGCGACGGCCCGCCAGTACGACCTGAACGTCACCTGGCTGATCGTGGACGACGGCGGCTACGGCATCCTGCGCGAGTACATGACCGACGCGTTCGGCCAGGCCACGGCGACGGAGTTGTCCCGGCCGGACTATGTGGCGCTGGCGGAGTCGTTCGGAGTGCCGGGGATTCGTACGACGCCGGAGGCCCTGGAGGCGGATCTGGCGAAGGCGCTGGCGTCCCCCGGCCCGTCGGTGGTGGTGCTTCCGGCCGTGCTGCGGATGTTCGCGGCGACGCATCTGGGCTCGGACTGA
- the speB gene encoding agmatinase — protein sequence MSSNETPRGPVDSSRVPRYAGPATFARLPRLDEVGRADVAVVGVPFDSGVSYRPGARFGGNAIREASRLLRPYNPAQDASPFALAQVADGGDIAVNPFNINEAVDTIEAAADELLGTGARLMTLGGDHTIALPLLRSVAKKHGPVALLHFDAHLDTWDTYFGAEYTHGTPFRRAVEEGILDTEALSHVGTRGPLYGKQDLTDDEKMGFGIVTSADIYRRGADEVADQLRRRIGDRPLYISIDIDCLDPAHAPGTGTPEAGGMTSRELLEILRGLASCNLVSADVVEVAPAYDHAEITSVAASHTAYELTTIMSRQIAAAREENEGK from the coding sequence ATGAGCAGCAACGAGACGCCTCGCGGCCCCGTCGACTCCTCCCGTGTCCCGCGGTACGCCGGACCCGCGACCTTCGCCCGGCTGCCCCGCCTCGACGAGGTCGGCCGCGCCGACGTCGCCGTCGTGGGCGTGCCGTTCGACTCCGGCGTCTCCTACCGGCCGGGCGCCCGCTTCGGCGGCAACGCGATCCGCGAGGCGTCCCGGCTGCTGCGGCCCTACAACCCGGCACAGGACGCCTCCCCGTTCGCGCTGGCCCAGGTCGCCGACGGCGGGGACATCGCGGTGAACCCCTTCAACATCAACGAGGCCGTCGACACCATCGAGGCGGCGGCGGACGAGCTGCTCGGCACGGGCGCCCGCCTGATGACGCTGGGCGGCGACCACACGATCGCCCTCCCGCTGCTCCGCTCGGTGGCGAAGAAGCACGGCCCGGTCGCCCTGCTCCACTTCGACGCCCACCTCGACACCTGGGACACCTACTTCGGCGCCGAGTACACCCACGGCACACCGTTCCGCCGCGCGGTGGAGGAGGGCATCCTCGACACGGAGGCGCTGTCCCACGTAGGCACACGCGGCCCGCTCTACGGCAAGCAGGACCTCACCGACGACGAGAAGATGGGCTTCGGCATCGTCACCTCGGCGGACATCTACCGCCGGGGCGCCGACGAGGTCGCCGACCAGCTCCGCCGGCGCATCGGCGACCGTCCGCTGTACATCTCCATCGACATCGACTGCCTGGACCCGGCGCACGCGCCCGGCACGGGGACGCCCGAGGCCGGCGGCATGACCTCCCGCGAACTCCTGGAGATCCTGCGCGGCCTGGCATCCTGCAACCTCGTATCGGCCGACGTCGTCGAGGTGGCGCCCGCGTACGATCACGCGGAGATCACGTCGGTGGCCGCGTCCCACACGGCGTACGAACTGACCACGATCATGTCCCGGCAGATCGCCGCGGCCCGCGAGGAGAACGAAGGCAAGTGA
- a CDS encoding DUF397 domain-containing protein: MVDGPILNAAALNGWRTSTYSGNEGGSCIEVLDGYPPGVPVRDSKVPQGPALVFPSAGWTSFIATIKNGSFPA, from the coding sequence ATGGTTGACGGACCCATCCTGAACGCTGCCGCGCTGAACGGCTGGCGCACGTCGACGTACAGCGGCAACGAAGGCGGCAGCTGCATCGAGGTCCTGGACGGCTACCCGCCCGGCGTCCCGGTCCGCGACTCCAAGGTCCCACAGGGGCCTGCGCTGGTCTTCCCGTCGGCCGGCTGGACATCGTTCATTGCAACGATCAAGAACGGAAGCTTCCCTGCTTGA